A single region of the Anguilla rostrata isolate EN2019 chromosome 11, ASM1855537v3, whole genome shotgun sequence genome encodes:
- the gid8b gene encoding glucose-induced degradation protein 8-B homolog has product MSYAEKPEDITKDEWMDKLNNVHIQRADMNRLIMNYLVTEGFKEAAEKFRMESGIEPSVDLDSLDERIKIREMILKGQIQEAIALINSLHPELLDTNRYLYFHLQQQHLIELIRLRETEAALEFAQTQLAEQGEESRECLTEMERTLALLAFDNPEESPFGDLLNMMQRQKVWSEVNQAVLDYENRESTPKLAKLLKLLLWAQNELDQKKVKYPKMTDLSKGTIEDPK; this is encoded by the exons ATGAGTTATGCCGAAAAGCCGGAGGACATCACGAAAGATGAGTGGATGGACAAGCTCAATAATGTGCATATACAGAGAGCTGACATGAACCGACTCATCATGAATTATCTGGTGACAG aaggTTTTAAAGAAGCTGCAGAAAAATTCAGAATGGAATCGGGAATTGAACCCAGTGTGGACCTTGACTCACTGGACGAGAGAATAAAGATCCGGGAGATGATTCTTAAAGGGCAGATTCAGGAGGCCATTGCCCTAATCAACAGCCTCCACCCAGAACTGCTGGATACAAATCGTTATCTTTACTTCCATCTGCAG cagcagcacctgaTCGAGCTGATCCGACTGCGGGAGACAGAAGCAGCGCTTGAGTTTGCGCAGACGCAGCTGgcggagcagggggaggagagccGAGAATGCCTGACAGAAATGGAGCGCACGCTAGCACTGCTGGCCTTCGACAACCCTGAGGAATCGCCCTTTGGAGACCTGCTCAACATGATGCAGAGACAGAAG GTTTGGAGTGAGGTGAACCAGGCTGTGCTAGATTATGAAAACAGAGAGTCTACGCCGAAACTTGCAAAACTGCTTAAACTGCTACTGTGGGCTCAAAATGAACTTGACCAGAAGAAAGTCAAGTACCCTAAAATGACTGACCTCAGCAAGGGAACGATTGAGGATCCTAAATGA
- the slc17a9b gene encoding solute carrier family 17 member 9b translates to MAILQKHGKNSNLDLANLKDNPPDNFGALGSQKKWGESNSNWSRPAARIWTVVLLFGTCLLYCARVAMPICAVNMADQFKWSKSESGMVLGSFFWGYCFTQVLGGYVSDRVGGEKVLLLSAAAWGAMTAFTPILAHLCSQPIVSMTLARFLVGLLQGVHYPSLASLCSQKVIESERGFLMSTVGSGSYLGTLVIGGVGSLMLDLYGWESVFYVSGLLSVLWAYCMWKYLLKGEGPIITLESLGSAGAQSKLSKRHWLRLFKQPAVCAVIITHLCTASTFFTLLSWLPTYFKDTFPDAKGWVFNVIPWFVAIPSSLFSGCLSDHLIGQGFDTASVRKLMQFFSMGVSSIFTLSLCGTTTFPMAVAFVSATMGLSTFSHSGVSVNVQDLAPSCAGALFGVMNTCGAFTGVIMVYFSGHLIEATGSWASVFALISVVNLLGLCTFLLFAEARRVDIEVKSKHHNIHI, encoded by the exons ATGgcaattttacaaaaacatggAAAGAACTCCAATCTGGATTTGGCAAATCTCAAAGATAACCCCCCAGACAATTTTGGTGCACTTGGATCTCAGAAGAAGTGGGGAGAATCCAATTCGAACTGGTCGAG ACCAGCAGCGCGGATATGGACGGTGGTTCTCTTGTTCGGGACCTGCCTGCTGTACTGTGCTCGGGTCGCCATGCCGATCTGCGCTGTCAACATGGCGGACCAGTTCAAATGGAGCAAGAGCGAGTCGGGCATGGTGCTGGGCAGCTTCTTCTGGGGCTACTGCTTTACCCAGGTCCTTGGGGGCTATGTCAGTGACAG GGTGGGTGGAGAGAaggtcctcctcctctctgccgcTGCCTGGGGTGCTATGACAGCCTTTACCCCCATTCTGGCTCACCTCTGCTCCCAGCCCATAGTTTCCATGACGCTGGCCAGGTTCCTTGTGGGACTACTGCAAG GTGTTCACTACCCTTCACTGGCCAGTCTTTGCTCGCAGAAGGTTattgagagtgaaagaggattTCTGATGAGCACAGTAGGAAGTGGCTCTTACCTGGG AACCTTGGTGATTGGGGGTGTAGGCTCCCTGATGCTGGATCTCTATGGGTGGGAGAGTGTCTTTTACGTGTCAGGTCTGCTGTCTGTGCTTTGGGCCTACTGCATGTGGAAGTATCTATTAAAAGGAGAAG GTCCTATCATCACATTAGAGTCATTAGGTAGTGCTGGCGCACAGTCGAAGCTGTCGAAGAGACACTGGCTACGCTTGTTCAAGCAACCAGCTGTGTG tgcTGTGATCATTACCCACCTTTGCACAGCCAGTACCTTTTTCACTCTGTTGTCATGGCTGCCAACTTACTTCAAAGATACATTTCCTGATGCCAAG GGCTGGGTGTTCAACGTCATCCCCTGGTTCGTTGccatcccctcctccctcttcagcGGCTGTCTCTCGGATCACCTCATCGGCCAAG GGTTTGACACAGCCTCAGTCAGGAAGCTGATGCAG TTCTTCTCAATGGGTGTGTCTAGTATCTTCACCCTGTCCTTGTGTGGCACCACCACCTTCCCCATGGCTGTGGCCTTTGTGTCAGCGACCATGGGCCTCTCCACCTTCAGCCACAG CGGGGTTTCTGTGAATGTCCAGGACCTGGCCCCATCTTGTGCTGGAGCTCTGTTTG GGGTTATGAATACATGTGGAGCATTCACAG GAGTTATCATGGTGTACTTCTCTGGACACTTGATTGAAGCGACTGGCTCCTGGGCGTCGGTGTTCGCCCTCATATCAGTGGTCAACCTCCTGGGGCTCTGCACCTTCCTCTTGTTCGCTGAGGCCCGGCGTGTCGACATTGAGGTCAAGTCCAAGCATCACAACATTCACATCTGA